In the genome of Hyphomonas sp. Mor2, one region contains:
- a CDS encoding type II secretion system F family protein → MDEQVILYVLAFSSVFLGARSLIDFGQEARDKSLVNKRLKAQAETDSIAEAVLQLRRKRGLDEDGNRVIKNAWLGRLVARSGLDYKPASWLAMALVAGVVASGLAYYFSGLSAAIAAFPAVALGGPYLVLSMLGSKRERALGEQLPDALEIVVRSLQAGHPVPTAIALVGKETPDPLGSEFGLVADEIAFGSSLDQAIEKMAARTEHPDINLFSAIVRLQTRTGGNLADLLATNSRTIRQRQKMRLKIKAASSEGRMSALILTAAPFVVLAAMHFLTPSFYGDVIHVPMIQYGLGGALVWMAIGNLVMRKMTNFKI, encoded by the coding sequence ATGGATGAGCAGGTCATTCTCTATGTCCTGGCCTTCTCATCGGTCTTTCTTGGCGCCCGCTCGCTGATCGATTTCGGGCAGGAGGCGCGGGACAAGTCGCTCGTGAATAAACGCCTCAAGGCTCAGGCCGAGACAGACTCTATCGCAGAAGCCGTGCTGCAGCTTCGCCGTAAGCGGGGGCTGGACGAGGATGGCAACCGCGTCATCAAGAATGCCTGGCTTGGTCGCCTGGTGGCACGATCCGGGCTCGACTACAAACCTGCCAGCTGGCTGGCTATGGCGCTTGTCGCCGGCGTCGTCGCATCGGGTCTCGCTTACTACTTCTCTGGCCTCTCTGCCGCCATCGCGGCGTTCCCGGCCGTAGCGCTAGGCGGTCCTTATCTCGTGCTCAGCATGCTCGGCTCGAAACGCGAGCGCGCCTTGGGTGAGCAATTGCCGGATGCATTGGAAATCGTCGTTCGGAGCTTGCAGGCCGGTCACCCGGTTCCCACGGCGATCGCGCTCGTGGGTAAGGAAACCCCCGATCCGCTGGGGTCGGAGTTCGGCCTCGTGGCAGATGAGATCGCATTTGGATCCAGTCTCGACCAGGCCATTGAAAAGATGGCGGCGCGGACGGAACATCCAGACATCAATCTGTTCAGCGCGATTGTGCGTTTGCAGACCCGAACGGGCGGTAATCTGGCCGACCTGCTCGCCACCAATTCCCGCACCATCCGTCAGCGCCAGAAAATGCGTTTGAAGATCAAGGCGGCGTCTTCAGAAGGCCGGATGTCAGCGCTCATTCTGACCGCGGCACCGTTCGTCGTTCTTGCGGCAATGCACTTCCTGACCCCGAGCTTCTATGGCGATGTCATCCATGTGCCGATGATCCAGTATGGGCTCGGCGGCGCGCTCGTCTGGATGGCGATTGGCAATCTGGTCATGCGCAAGATGACGAATTTCAAGATTTAG